TCTGGATCTGCAAACCTTCAAGCTCACCGACCAACTGACCGGGCGCATGATGGGGGCCAGCGCCGATGTCACTCCCCAGGTGGCGCGCATGGATGCCCATTCGCTCAAGCATCGCGGTCCGGCGCGGCTGTGCTATTGCAGCCACGTGCTGCGTGCCAAGGCCGACCAGCATCAGGGCGGGCGTAGTCCCGTGCAGGTGGGCGTCGAGCTGTTCGGCCATGCCGGCCTGGAAGCCGATCTGGAAATACTCAGGCTGGCCTTGGCCAGCCTGGTGACCGCCGGTTCGCAGGAGATTCACCTGGCGCTGGGTCACATCGGCATCTATCGCGCCCTGGTAGAGGCTTGCGCGCTTTCCCGGGAAGCCGAGCTTGCGCTGTTCGAAGCCATCGAACGCAAGTCGCCGGCGGAAACCGAGGCCTTGGTCGATGCGCAGATCGACGATCCGGCCGTCGCACGCATGATCAAGGCGCTGCCCGGTCTGCATGGGGGACGCGACATGCTGGACGAAGCGCGTGCGGTGTTCGCCGACGGGCCGGCACCGCTCGGCGCTGCGCTCGATCAGTTGCAGGCGCTCTGCGAAGGGGTCGCTCACGGCCCCGACGATGTCACGCTGTACGTCGACCTGGCCGATCTGCGCGGCTATCAATACCATACCGGCATGATGTTTGCCGCCTACGTGCCGGGTTATGGCCAGGCGCTGGTCAAGGGCGGCCGCTATGACGATACCGGGCGGGCCTTCGGCCGGGCGCGTCCCGCCACCGGCTTCTCGATGGATCTCAAGCTGTTGGCTACGTTGACCGAGCAGCAGCCACCTTGCGACGGGATCTGGGCGCCAGCCGACGAGACTGCGGGAGCAAGCGAGCTCGATGCGGTCGTCGCACGACTGCGCGAGGCAGGAGAGCGGGTCGTGAGGGCGCTTCCGGGCCAGCATGCCGATCCTGTCGAGCATCGTTGCAATCGCCGCCTGGTACGCCTGGGCGACGATTGGCAGGTATCGCCCCTGGCATAATAGCGAGAGCCTGGCGGATGCGTCGGTCAGGCAGATTCTTCGATCAAGAGACGAGAGTAATGGGCAAGAACGTAGTCGTACTGGGCACCCAGTGGGGTGACGAGGGCAAAGGCAAGGTCGTCGATCTGCTGACCGAATCGGCCTCCGCGGTGGTGCGCTTCCAGGGCGGCCACAACGCCGGCCACACCTTGGTCATCGACGGCGAGAAGACCGTGTTGCACCTGATCCCCTCGGGGATCTTGCGCGACGACAAGACCTGCGTGATCGGCAATGGCGTGGTGCTGTCGCCGGAAGCGCTGATCAGCGAGATTCGCGAACTGGAGGCCAAGGGCGTGCCGGTCCGCAAGCGGCTGAGGCTGTCGCCGGCCTGCCCGCTGATCCTGCCGTACCACGTGCGGCTCGATCAGGCCCGCGAGAAGGCCCGCGGCATCGCCAAGATCGGCACCACCGGGCGTGGCATCGGCCCCGCCTACGAGGACAAGGTTGCGCGTCGCGGCCTGCGCCTGGGCGATCTGCTGCACCGTGAACGCTTCGCCTCCAAGCTCGGCGAAGTGCTGGATTATCATAACTTCGTGCTCCAGCACTATCACGGCGAGCCCGCGGTGGATTTCCAGCAGATCCTCGACGAGGCGATGACCATGGCCGAGGAACTGCGGCCGATGGTCTGCGACACGGTCAGTCTGGTCCACGATTTCCGCAAGGCCGGCGACAATATCCTCTTCGAGGGTGCCCAGGGCTCGCTGCTGGACATCGACCACGGTACCTATCCCTTCGTCACCAGTTCCAACACCACTGCCGGCGGCACCGCGACCGGTTCGGGCGTCGGGCCGCTGTACCTTGACTACGTGCTGGGCATCACCAAGGCCTATACCACGCGTGTCGGGTCGGGACCGTTTCCCACCGAACTGTTCGACGAATTCGGCCGCCATCTCGCCGAGCGCGGTCATGAGTTCGGCGCCACCACCGGGCGTCCGCGTCGTTGCGGCTGGTTCGATGCGGTGGCGCTGCGCCACGCCGTGCAGGTCAACTCGGTTTCGGGGATCTGCCTGACCAAGCTCGACGTGCTCGACGGTCTGGAAAACATCCGCGTATGCATCGGCTATCGCAGCAAGGATGGCGAGACCCTGGACGCGCCGGTGGACTCCGAGGGCTACGAAGCGGTCGAACCGCTCTATCAGGACCTGCCGGGCTGGAGCGAATCGACACTGGGCATCAAGCGTGTCGAGGACCTGCCGGCCAATGCCCGCGCTTATATCAGTTTCCTCGAGGAACAGACCGGCACGCCGATCGACATCATCTCCACCGGCCCCGACCGCAACGAGACGATCGTGCTGCGCAATCCGTTTCTCGATTGAGAACCAGTCCGGTCGCCGGGCCGGATCAAAAATGCCCGGGACGAACCCGGGCAAACGACATGCGATTACAAGCGATCAACTTCCAGTGGTGGGAACCTCACTGGCGATTTCGGCGGCCTGATCGTTCTCGAGCAGGTCGCGCATCGTTTCCAAGGCGACCTGACTATTGCCGTCGATGGTCTGGTCGAGCCACAGCAGCGCCTGTGACTGGTTGGCGTTTTCCAGCCCCTGAGTCCACAGGTAGGCCTTGGCGAGTGCCAGGCGAGCGGTGGGGTGGCCCTGACGGGCGGCTCGGAACAGGTATTCGGCGCCCTTGGCATTATCTTGCTCTAGCACGTCGCCACGCAGGTAGGCCCGCCCGAGAGTCGCCTGAGCGCCGGCATGGCCCTGCTCGGCCGCATCCTTTAGCAGTTCCAGACCGCGCTCCACGTTCTGGGTGATGCCGTCGCGCCCGTAGAGCAGTGAACGGCCCAGATTGGCTTGCGAAGAGAGACTGCCCGCTTCGGCCGCGCGAGTCAGCCACTGTTTGGCCTTGGCCGGGTCCTTGGCAACTCCCTCACCCGACAGATAGGCCTCGCCCAGTACCTGCGCGGCGTAGGCGTTGCCGCGCTCGGCGCTGCGTGTCAGCAGACCTATGCCCTTGTCGGTATCGCGCGCGACCCCGTTGCCCTTGAGGTACGCTTGGCCCAGGGTCTGCATGGCGCCCAGGTTGCCACCGCGAATGGCGCGCTGTAGCAAGCTGACCCCACGTTGCGGGTTGGCCGCCACCTGATTGCCGTTGAGCAGCCGCGCTCCCAGATCGGCGCTCGCACCGATATGGCCGCGCGAGACGGCGGTCTCCAGGTAATTAAGGCCCTTGGAGATGTTTTGCGGAAAGCGGTCCCCCTGCAGGTAGGCCCGTCCCAGTGTCGCCGCGGCGCCGGCGTGGCCAGCGTTGTTGGCCTTGGTCAGCCATTGGTAGGCCTTCTCGGTATTCTGTTCCAGGCCCAGGCGGCCCTTGAGATAGGCGCGCCCAAGATCGGCCATGGCGCCAGGTTCGCCGAGCCTGGCCGCGCGAATGATCGCATCGATGTTGTTGCCATCGCCACGGTCGCGATAGAGCCTGGCCAGCGCAAGCTCGGCGGAATCGCGACCGGCCGCTTGGGCCCGCTTCAGCCAACGCTCGCCCTTGGCGTAATTCTGCGGCAAGCTCTCGCCGTCGCGATAAGCGCGGCCCAGCACGATCATTGCGTAGTCGTCACCCTGCTCGGCGGCCCGGGTGAGCAGCGATTGCGCTTCGCCGATACTGTCGCTGTTGCCGCTGAGCGGGCCGTCGAGATAGGCCTTGCCGAGCACCGTCATCGCGGTGGTATCACCGCTCTTGATGGCTTGCCTGAGCAGCGTTTCGCCGGCTTGGGGGTCGGGGGGAATTACCTCCCCGCTCAGGTAGGCTTCGCCAAGCAGGCGCGCGGCAAACGACTGGTTCTGATTGGCGGCTTCACGCAGCAGTTTTTCGGCACGCGAGGGCGAGCGTGCCACCCCCGTGCCGGTCAGATAGGCTTCACCCAATTGAGCGGTAGCGTAACTGCTTCCGGCCTGGTGGCCGCGCTTGAGATAATCGATGGCCTTCCGCGGTTGGGCCAGGGTCCCTTCGCCATCCAGATAAATATCGCCAAGCACCGCCAATGCCAGCGGATCGTCTTTATCCGCGGCCTTTTCAAGCAGTCGTATGCCCTGTTGACGCTGCCCCGGTAATTGCGTTCCGTCGATATAGGCCCGACCCAGGGCGATGGTGGCATTCAGCGACCCTTGCTCGGACGCGCGGGCCAACCACTGCTCGGCTCGCTGTGGCCGGGGTGTGATGCCTTGCTCACCCAGCAAGGCCTTGCCCAGATCGGTCATGGCTTCGACATCGCCCGCTTGCGCGGCCTGTTCGAGCATGGTAAGCGCGCGTTCGCTTTCGCCGCTGGCAAGTAGCGCCTCACCGACTTCGCCGAGCGCATCGGGGTCGCCGGAGTCGGCGGCACGCATCAACCAGCGCCGCTGCTTTTCGGGCTGGTAACCGAGCATGCCATCGCGCGCGTAGAGTGCCGCGAGATTGGTCATTGCATCGACGTCGCCCTGTCTGGCACGCGTCTCGATCGTTTCGGCATAACGCTGCGCGTAGTTCTTGGATTGCTGTGGATCGGCCTGATACCAACCGCCTTGTCGATACGCCTCGGCCAGCGCGAGCAGGGCGCTCGTGTTGCCGTTCTCGGCGGCCTTGCGGTAGAGCTGGATGGCGCGCTCGGGCTGGCGTTCGACGCCCTGGCCGCGGGCCAGCATGTCGGCTAGCAGCGGAGTGGCGTCGACTTCCCCTTCGTTGATCGCTTGCTTGAGTAGATAGAAGGCCAGGGTGTCGTTGCGTTCGACACCATCGCCATCCCGATACAGGCGCGCCAGATTGAGCGAGGCGTTGCCAAGGATTGGCGAAGGGCGTTGCAGGGCTTGGCCATAGAACTTGGCGGCGCGCTGTGGGTCGCGGGGTACGGCCTCGCCCTTGTCGTAAATCTTGGCCAACTCGTAATACGGCAGCATGAAACCTTCATTGGCCAGGGCCTGGAAGCGCGCGATGGCCGTTTGCGTGTTGCCTGCCGCTGCGGCCTGGCGTGCGAAATCGACTCGGCTCCAATCCAGGGCATCCATATCGGTCGGCCGACCGCCATCGAACCAGTCCTGATACTGCTGGGGTACGGCCGGAGCGGCGCTATCTCGAGTCACTTCATTCGTAGCGGCGCAACCCGCCAGAGCGAGCAGCAATGGCATGGTATATAGAATCGCAAGCCACTCGCGGCGTGGTATGCCACGGTAAGTCGTCTGATCGGTCATGTGAATCCTCCTTGATTGACACCGGCACCTGGGCATCCAAGGACGCTATCTATTCCAGGTCCTCGAAGAGCCGGTTCTGCTGTTTTTTCTGCTCGGTAGAGACCTGTTCCTGAGCCTTGGGATCCATGAAATAAAGCGTCACGTAGCCCCCCGCGCCTCGATTGAAAATAGGCCGCATGGTCTCGAGAAATTGGGTCAGGCGAGGATTGTTGAAACGTGCCAGGTAAATTTCCATCCAAGCTAGATATTGATCATCCTTGAGGAATCCCATGTATTGCTCCTGGGGCGCCAGATCACCTAGCTTCGAGGGATCCACGATGACATCGATGGCAAAGTTGACGGCATCGCGGATGGTATTCCCATCAATCTCAAGATTGAAAATATCATACCCTTGGCGAGCGATTATCTGCATATTGGGGATAAGCCAGAGCAGGGCGTAGTTCTGATAGTGAACGGCACGCCGGCCACGCTTCATTTCCAGCGGAAAGGCACCTTCCTCGGTCATGTCGTTCAGCGCCGAATACACGGCACTGACGCCGAAGCGAAATAACTCATCGTCATCGGTAAGCACACCTACCATCGTGGCGTATAGCGCGCGACGATAGAAATGGTTGTTGCAACAGCTGTTGTTAGGCTGACCGGGGATAGCCTTGTGTTGATAGGCTAATCGCTTGAGCCAGTCGTTGATCCGTTGTTTCTGTTCTGCCATGCCATCCACAGCCCCTCTTACCACTGAATAAGCCTCGGCGGCGGAGAAAATCATTGACTCGGTGGCAAACCAGGCCTGCGGCTTCGCTGAATCGTAATAGAACTTCATGAGCGCATCGCTGCGGGCCCACTTGTCGAGAAACCGGATCAGACATTCGCCATAGTAGATATCGCCGCTGGCCACATAGGAGCCGGCAAGCTTGGCGACGGTTTTCTCGAATTCAAATAGTGGGCTGGATATTTCACGCCATGCCTTGGGGCTGGGATAAAAGCCTGGGATTCGAATCTTTGTATCCAGCGGTGGAATCTCCAGCAATTGCCGGCAACTGGGCCCCGTTGAAAGCCTTTCGATCTGCGTCAGCAGCAACGGATTGTCGGTCCTCTGAAGAAGCTCCATGCGTTCTTGAACGTCGAAGTAAGAGGCATTCGGGCGGGTCACCGTGTACTCTGATAAATCGAGTTTCTGGCGCTCCTTGATCGACATCGCCTGGGTGGAGGCGGCCCATACCATTAGCAGGATCGTAACCATCATCAGTAATGGGCCAAGGGGCTGACGAGGTCTTGTGTGTTGGCGAACTTCATTCATGGCGGACATGGCGACTCATTGTCGAAATGGCGAAACGGCTGAACGATCGTTCAGCCCCGGTCAGCGTAAACACGGAAATCGGCAAAATCGGCATGCTGGTCCCTGGGCGTACGCCACCCCTTGCCGTTACCGCCGAAGAAGGTAGAAAACATCAGCCCGTCAGCATACACATCGCTCTGCCGGCGATAGACGATGCCTCGTTGCTCGAGGATCGGTTCTCCGTCGACCCATACCCGAGCGATCCCGTTGTCGCTATCGGGATCGTTGAGGATGACTTCCTGTTCGAGAGTGACCCACTCGCCGGTTGGAAAACGCCAGAGTCCACGCCCGACCGACTTGCCGTAATCGTTGTCCTCGTCCTTGTTGACGACGTACTCGTAGAGCTCGCCCTGGCCGTTCTTGCGCCACATGAAGCGCATCGAAAAGCCGTCACCGGTCACTTCGTCGCCACCGCTGGGCGCTTGACCGCCATAGAGTCCCGGTAGTTTGCCACCCTTGACGAAATCGAAGTCCTCGGGAAAGCGAACCTTGTACTGCAGGCATGCCCGCTCTGCATTGCTGAGTGCTGGCAGGGTTGCATAGAAGCCGGCGCCACCGGTTTCGGTGTCGCTGGGCGCCGATGTGCCCTTGGGATAGCTGACCCGAAACCCGCGTTCTCCGATGCCGGTCTGGCTGGCATCGAGCACTTCGATGTTCTTCTCCGTGCCCCAGTCGTCGTTGGTGCCAAAGGCCTGGCGAACCGCACGCTTGCCGTCTTCGACCTGGGGAGGCTCGACGTCGGCCGCCAGCGAGTAACGTTGCGAGCAGGGAGCCACCTGGGGCACCGGTAGCGGGGCCTTGTCTTGTTCATCGTCACCGGCCAGTACGCCCGGAGTGGCGAATAGCAAGGCCAACGGCAGAGCGAGGCCCGCGGAAAGCGGGTGAATCCGGTGAACTGACCGATGGCTGTGAGTCACGCGGGTAAACATGCTTGTCTCCTTGACGGCCAGGCCGACATTGCTGCGGGCATGGCGTCGGTTAGGCGACATCCGACTGCGAGGATGCCGTTAACTGGCGGCGGCGGTCTCGGCCTGATCGTCGCTATCATCGAAGACCTGGTTGAAGACCTTATTGAAGAGCTGCTCGGCCTGTTGATACACGGCGCGACCACCCTGCCAGACCCACTCCACGGTGGCATCGACAATAGGTGCTTCGCTGAAGCGTACGTCCACCGGGACGCCGACGGCGCTCGCCGGCAACGGCTCTTCGGGCACGAGCAGGACGCTGGCGACGTTCTGCTGCTGACGTACCCAATTGGGGAAGCCGGCGCGAGGCTGGCGTTCAACATCCAGCGACACGGTGCGCACCTGGGCCTGGATCGGCTCGGAGGCGTTGGGTAGCGCGATGTACGCCGTCTGGCGAGGCTCGATACGGCCGATATCATTCATATGCACCAGCGCCTCGACCATGACATCGTTCTGCCCGGTCTTGATCAGCGTCATGATGCGTTCGCTCTTGTTGATATAGGTGCCGCCGGAACTGCTGCGGGCCCAGGCCACCAGGCAGTCGCAGGGACTGTAGGTGACATTGGCAGACATCCGCGATTGCAATGCATCGATACGCGAACGCTGATAATCGCGGGACATTTCGAACTGGTTGATACGGATGCGAGCAACTTCAGCCGGCACGCTTTCGAAGTTGGCTGCTGAGCTCGAAGGGCCCGAACTGCCGCTGGGCATGTATACCTGGTTGGCGCCGGGGGAATCGATACGCGCCTGCAGATTCTTGATCAGCTGGTTGTTGTAGTTGAGAGAAGCCTTGGCCAAGATGAGGTCGGTCTTGAGTTGGCTATTCTTGACCCGTACCAGCTTCTGGTCGCGTTGGACCTTGTCGCCGGCTTGAAAGTCGTGCGGGGCGAGTATTCCCGAGCCCGGTGCGCGAATATCGATGCGCGGCGCGGTTACCGCAGCGAAATCGGGCTCGATGAGAAAGAAGTTGCGATAGGCGGTCGCCGTGATTACCGCCAGTAACAGCACTGCAGCCAGTGCCAGCGCCATGTAGCGTCCCCAATACTTGCGCTCGCGAGGCTTTCTTTGCGCCACGCTGGTAGTTTGACGCTTGCGTGGGGTCTGGGGGTCTTCCGTGGCGACCAGGCTTTCCACGGAGGCATGATTGCCGCTCAGGTGAGCGCGGATGACTCGCCGGAGCAGTTCGCGGTGACGCCGTGCGATACGGGTGATCTCGAAGGCGATCTCGTACTGCTTGTCGCGCCGCCGGCCTGCGTCGCGCAGCACCTTGGCATCGACGGGCACGATGAGCTCCGCTGCGCCGGCAACCAGCAATAGCGAAGCCGATACGACCTTGCCTTCCTCGATGGGCTTGTCGCTATACACAGAGAAGCCCCCGAGTGACAGGTCATGCCCGGGCAGGGTGGTGTCGTCAGCGAAACGTACCTGAAAAGGCGCATCGACACGCACATGGCGGCGTTCGTCGCGCCGCTCGTGGCCCAGCTGGCTATCTCGGGCGATCTGCTCGTCATGCTCGTCGTGCATTTTGGTCGAATGCCACTCGCCATCCCGGTCAGGCCGGGATGGCGTGTCCTGTCCGTCGAGGGTCGGCTCTCTTCTGGAATCACGCGTATTGTCATCGCTCATGTATTGCTCCTTGTCCGGTATTCGTATCCGTACGCTTCAGTCCTGGCGGGACGCGAGCCTGACGTTCATGTCGCTCAGGGTGACTGTGCCAAGAATGGTTTGCAGTTCGCAGGGTGCTTCGGTCCTACAGTCGAACTGCCTGGCATCGGCCAGGATCTGGCCATCATTGGCTTGCAGGTTTGCAGCGAGAGCCGGGCTCAAGTGGAGCACCGTCGGCCGCTCGCCGCCATGACCCTTGATTAGTGAAGAGCGTATTTCACCCAGTTCGAAAAGTTTCTCGGTCAGCTGAGAGCCGACGTACAGATTGCCTGCGGACAACTGCACTTGGCCGCCTTCTGGGGCATCGGCCAGCGCCAGCGCTAGCCAACCACCATCGTCGCCGGCGTCGCCGCGTTCGGGGTCGCTGAACTGCTGTTCGCTTTCGTCCCCCATGACTTCCAGCGTCACCCGGTCGGGCGGTGCGACCACCCCAACGAAAATGGCTAGCGCCAGGAGCATGCTGCCGAGATACACGCTGTGCATGAAATGGCTCATGCGTCGTTGACGTCTGGCGGCCTTGGGGTCGTCGGGCTCGCCGGCGGAAATCCCTTGACGCGACCAGGATTGACGATTGAAGCGAAAGCTGACGTAGGTCTTGAGCAGCGCGCCGCCGATCTGGTTGTAATAAAGCAGAGGAATCCAGAGCAGGCTGATACGACCCCGCTGCAAGGCCAGTACGCACGTCGCCACACTGCGTGTGAAGAAGATCCACAGCAGGTAGGCGAAGATGAACGATGGCCGCACGAACAGGGTCAGCATGATCGCCACCGTGGGCCCGATCAGCGTCGTCCACATCGACAGGCGCTGATCGACCAGACTCCACCAGGTGAACAACCCCATGCGCTTGGGGCCCAAGGCGATGGCTCGGCCACTGGTGCGCAGCATATTGCCGTACCACCGACGCATCAGGTCGATAGTGGACTTGAAGAAGCGGTCCTTGTCGGGAAGCTCCTCGAAGCCGGCCACGTACACGTCCGGAATATAGAGCATCTTCCAGCCGTTCTTGAGCAGCCAGTACCAGGTCGACTTGTCATCGCCGGAGAGAAACTTGAAGTTGCCAAAGCGCCAGTGCTCGACATGGTCGTTTTCGACCAGATCGATGAAATCGGGATTGGTGGCAAGTTCGGCGCGAAAGGCGCTGTAACGGCCGGTCAGTACCAGCAGCCGCTCGGAAACTGCCATCGAGCTCATGACCAGATGGCGCTGCGCGTAACGCAGGTCGTACCACTCCTTGGTAACGTCGCCGCCGTTGACTATCGAACGATTGTTGGTGGTCAATGCCCCCAGGTCGTCCTGCGCCAGGAAAAAGGAGAGTGAGCGTGGAAGCGTGCCCGGCTCGATCTCGATATCGCCGTCCATAGTTATCAATAACGAGCGGTGGCTGGGCATGCGGCGCGAGATCGCGCGCAGCACCTCGGCCATTGCCGAGCGCTTGCCGTCACCCTTCTGAAACATGTAACTGACTTCGACGTTTTGCGGCCAGCCGTTTTCCGCCATTACATGATCGATGACATCGACGTCGCTGCGGTCCGAGATCGCCGCGAAGATCGTCGTCGGCACGCCATAATCCCGCGCTTCACGTATCAGCGCATCGTAGACCGAGAACGAAACCTCCGGTTCGATGCGAAAGGACGTGCAAAGCACATAAAGCGCATCGGGACGTTGAGTCGCTCCGGCCGCATCGGCCTTTTGCCGCAATTGCGGGAACACATGGCGGTTGAACCAGACCGAGCGCACGGCTTGGGTAAACCACCATGAATAGCGCCAAGCGCCGACTACGCCGATCGCGAGGATGAAGCTCTTGGAGTTGGGCGAGAAGACTTCCGGTGGCAGCTCGAAGACGAGCACCACCAGAACAGAGAGCATGAACAGCAGTGTCGTTACCTCGGTAACACGACTGGCCGTCGAACCCTTGCTGTGCTTGTTCAGCGACATGGCAAACCTTCCATGACTGGCGATGGCGGGCTGCTGGCGTTGGCACGATGCGAGAAGCATTGCCCGTTCCGCTAGCAGTACAGGGAAGCGATGGCCATCAAGTTGTCTGGCGTGGCTGCAACGAGTCGCCACGACCCATAGCGAAATACAGCAGTCCGGCTGATTTCACACTTTGCGGATCGAAGAGGTTACGGCCATCGATGATGACCGGGGTGCGCAGGGTGGCGGCGATATGCCCGAAATCCACGGCGCGGAAGGCTTTCCATTCGGTACAGATAACCAGGGCATCGGCGCCTTCGAGTGTGTCGTCGCGGCGTTCGCAGTAGCTCAGGTCGTTGCGTTCGCCATAGATGCGCCGGCATTCGTCCGTTGCCTCTGGGTCGAAGGCTTGCACCCGTGCGCCGGCCGCCCACAAGGCTTCCATCAGGGTACGACTCGGCGCCTCGCGCATATCGTCGGTATTGGGCTTGAACGCCAGCCCCCACAAGGCGATGGTCTTGCCGGCAAGGTCGCCATCGAAAGCCTGTTCGAGCTTCTGGAACAGCTTGCTCTTCTGGCGCTTGTTGACGGCTTCGACAGCACTCAGCAGCTCGGCCTTGTAGCCGATGTCCGCGGCGGTGCGGCCGAGCGCCTGAACGTCCTTGGGGAAGCACGAACCGCCGTAGCCGCAGCCGGGATAGATGAAGTGATAGCCGATACGCGGATCGCTGCCGATGCCGTGGCGAACGTCCTCGATGTCGGCGCCCAGGCTTTCCGCCAGGTTGGAAATCTCGTTCATGAAGCTGATCTTGGTGGCCAGCATGGCGTTGGCCGCGTACTTGGTCAGCTCGGCGCTGCGCACGTCCATGAACATCAGCTTTTCATGGTTGCGATTGTACGGCGCGTAGCATTCGCGCATCGCCTTGACGACCCGCTCGGAATCGGTGCCGACGATGATGCGTGCGCCCTGGGAGAAGTCCTGGACGGCAGCGCCTTCCTTGAGGAACTCGGGGTTGGAGCACACATCGAAGGCCAAATCCAGGCCCCGCTCGTCGAGCACCCGCCGGACGGTTGCGGTGACCTTGTCGGCGGTACCCACCGGAACGGTGGACTTGTCGACGATGACCTTGGGCTCGCACATGTGCTGGGCGATGGTTTCGGCGACCTTGAGCACGTACTTGAGGTCGGCGCTGCCGTCTTCGTCGGCGGGGGTGCCGACGGCGATGAACTGCAGCTTGCCGAACGCAACGGCCTCGGTGGCATCGGTGGTGAAGCGCAGCCGGCCGGCACGCATGTTGGTGGCGATCATCGGCTCGAGGCCGGGCTCGTAGATGGGCACCTCGCCGCGATTGAGGCGGGCGATCTTGTCGGCGTCGACGTCGACGCAGACGACTTCATGGCCGACATCGGCCAGGCAGGTTCCGGTCACAAGACCGACATAACCGGATCCAAAGATGGTTATCTTCATAAGTCACCTCTCCATGGTGTTTGATTTTTGCCGCTACCGAGCGGATGGCATGCACGCCTTGTCCGTTACGTGAGCGAGCGCGTCAGGCTGACTGTCTATCCCTTGTGCGAATGCGAGCATTCGGCAGTGCCGACGTATAATTTCTTGCTGGCTCTCGGCTATCGAGGTTGGCTATCGATCCAGGCCGGCATGCCAGTCTTCTATTCTTAGTCTCCTAAATTAGCCTTTCAATTCAGCGGGTAATGTTTTGTAACCTGTAAGTTACGGCCTCTAGCCTAGGAAAAGCTGGCTCCAACGTCAAAACCTGACGTTGGTTTTTTTCGAATACACTGTTCGAAAATGTCCGATAGTCTCCCTGTCTTCACAGTCAGCGCATATAGGACTAAAATGGTACGCAATCGCTGAGCGAGCTGGAGAGCAGCAATGCTGAAGCTGTCAAAGCTGACCGACTATGCCGCTGTGGTGATGGCACAGATAGCGCGCCACCCCGATCGGGCATATGCCGCTGCGGAGCTTGCTGAAGCAGTGAAGTTGCCGCATCCGACTGTCAGCAAGACGTTGAAGATGCTGGTGCGTGCCGGTCTGCTGGTTTCACGGCGAGGGGTCCAGGGCGGTTATCGCCTGGCGCGCTCGCCGTCGCAGATATCGGCTCGCGACATCATCGCCGCCATCGAAGGGCCGGTGGCAATGACCGAATGCAGCCAGATCGACGGCGATTGCGAGTTGCTGGGCAACTGCAGCGTCGCCGACAACTGGCAGCGCGTGACGCTGGGTGTCCAAACATTGCTCGATAGTGTCAGTTTGGCACACCTGGCACAGACCACGCCAATCAAGTTACCCGTGCAGCTACCCATACAGAGCGTGACGCTAGCGGCTTCGGCCGAGGGCTGACACGCCGATCATCGCTTGAACAGGGCGCAAGCAGACCGCCCGGAGGGGAAGACCATGGCTACAGAGGAAATGGAGCAGCTCGTACGTCGCGAGTATACCCAGGGTTTCGTGACCGACATCGAGAGCGACACGGTTCCGCCCGGCCTGGATGAAAGCGTCATCGCTTTCATCTCGCAGAAGAAGGGCGAACCCCAGTGGATGCTCGACTGGCGTCTCGAGGCTTACCATCAATGGCTGAAGATGACCGCTCCCTCCTGGGCGCATCTCAGTTACCCGGCGATCGACTATCAGGCGATTTCCTACTACAGCGCGCCCAAGAAACCCGAGGACCGACCGCAGAGCCTCGACGAAGTCGACCCCAAGTTGCTCGAGACCTACGAGAAACTGGGCATTCCCCTGCACGAACGTGCGG
The genomic region above belongs to Halomonas zincidurans B6 and contains:
- a CDS encoding alginate lyase family protein, with the protein product MSAMNEVRQHTRPRQPLGPLLMMVTILLMVWAASTQAMSIKERQKLDLSEYTVTRPNASYFDVQERMELLQRTDNPLLLTQIERLSTGPSCRQLLEIPPLDTKIRIPGFYPSPKAWREISSPLFEFEKTVAKLAGSYVASGDIYYGECLIRFLDKWARSDALMKFYYDSAKPQAWFATESMIFSAAEAYSVVRGAVDGMAEQKQRINDWLKRLAYQHKAIPGQPNNSCCNNHFYRRALYATMVGVLTDDDELFRFGVSAVYSALNDMTEEGAFPLEMKRGRRAVHYQNYALLWLIPNMQIIARQGYDIFNLEIDGNTIRDAVNFAIDVIVDPSKLGDLAPQEQYMGFLKDDQYLAWMEIYLARFNNPRLTQFLETMRPIFNRGAGGYVTLYFMDPKAQEQVSTEQKKQQNRLFEDLE
- a CDS encoding polysaccharide lyase, coding for MFTRVTHSHRSVHRIHPLSAGLALPLALLFATPGVLAGDDEQDKAPLPVPQVAPCSQRYSLAADVEPPQVEDGKRAVRQAFGTNDDWGTEKNIEVLDASQTGIGERGFRVSYPKGTSAPSDTETGGAGFYATLPALSNAERACLQYKVRFPEDFDFVKGGKLPGLYGGQAPSGGDEVTGDGFSMRFMWRKNGQGELYEYVVNKDEDNDYGKSVGRGLWRFPTGEWVTLEQEVILNDPDSDNGIARVWVDGEPILEQRGIVYRRQSDVYADGLMFSTFFGGNGKGWRTPRDQHADFADFRVYADRG
- a CDS encoding PilZ domain-containing protein → MSDDNTRDSRREPTLDGQDTPSRPDRDGEWHSTKMHDEHDEQIARDSQLGHERRDERRHVRVDAPFQVRFADDTTLPGHDLSLGGFSVYSDKPIEEGKVVSASLLLVAGAAELIVPVDAKVLRDAGRRRDKQYEIAFEITRIARRHRELLRRVIRAHLSGNHASVESLVATEDPQTPRKRQTTSVAQRKPRERKYWGRYMALALAAVLLLAVITATAYRNFFLIEPDFAAVTAPRIDIRAPGSGILAPHDFQAGDKVQRDQKLVRVKNSQLKTDLILAKASLNYNNQLIKNLQARIDSPGANQVYMPSGSSGPSSSAANFESVPAEVARIRINQFEMSRDYQRSRIDALQSRMSANVTYSPCDCLVAWARSSSGGTYINKSERIMTLIKTGQNDVMVEALVHMNDIGRIEPRQTAYIALPNASEPIQAQVRTVSLDVERQPRAGFPNWVRQQQNVASVLLVPEEPLPASAVGVPVDVRFSEAPIVDATVEWVWQGGRAVYQQAEQLFNKVFNQVFDDSDDQAETAAAS
- a CDS encoding glycosyltransferase, which produces MSLNKHSKGSTASRVTEVTTLLFMLSVLVVLVFELPPEVFSPNSKSFILAIGVVGAWRYSWWFTQAVRSVWFNRHVFPQLRQKADAAGATQRPDALYVLCTSFRIEPEVSFSVYDALIREARDYGVPTTIFAAISDRSDVDVIDHVMAENGWPQNVEVSYMFQKGDGKRSAMAEVLRAISRRMPSHRSLLITMDGDIEIEPGTLPRSLSFFLAQDDLGALTTNNRSIVNGGDVTKEWYDLRYAQRHLVMSSMAVSERLLVLTGRYSAFRAELATNPDFIDLVENDHVEHWRFGNFKFLSGDDKSTWYWLLKNGWKMLYIPDVYVAGFEELPDKDRFFKSTIDLMRRWYGNMLRTSGRAIALGPKRMGLFTWWSLVDQRLSMWTTLIGPTVAIMLTLFVRPSFIFAYLLWIFFTRSVATCVLALQRGRISLLWIPLLYYNQIGGALLKTYVSFRFNRQSWSRQGISAGEPDDPKAARRQRRMSHFMHSVYLGSMLLALAIFVGVVAPPDRVTLEVMGDESEQQFSDPERGDAGDDGGWLALALADAPEGGQVQLSAGNLYVGSQLTEKLFELGEIRSSLIKGHGGERPTVLHLSPALAANLQANDGQILADARQFDCRTEAPCELQTILGTVTLSDMNVRLASRQD